The following DNA comes from Streptococcus canis.
GGAAATCAATCTGTTGGCGCAGGCGGTCTGACTGTTGAAAACGAACAAGTAAATCCTCTAATAATTCTTTTTCTTCCTCTGTCAGCTTTCCTGGATTCTCCCAATCTACTAGGTCAAAGGGAAAATCAGTTACCGGATATTTTTTCTCACCTACTCGCATCTCCTCACAGTCTGGTTCAATACGGTCCAAAGGACTAGAAGCTGTCATGTCAAATTCAGGACGGCGGTGGATTAGCTGGTGTTCTAACTTAAATTGTAAAAAAGCAGCTGCCTGCTGCAAACAATTCAAGACCCGCTCGCTTTGGTCTGAAATGACATCTCCATCTAAAATAGGACGAAAGACAGCCTTAGGGGTAAAATAAGTTTGGCTATAATCAATCAAACGACGCAAATTAATGCCATAGCGATCTTCAATAAGCTCAATGCTGTTGTACCTAGCAGCGATCCGAATCACATTGGCCATGCAAATCATCGATCCAGAAACTGCCCCCATCCAAGTAATGTCATGGTTGCCCCACTGAACATCAATATGCTGAAAGGTCATGAGCCGATCCAAAATCAAGTCAGGGGATTTGCCTCGGTCAAAAATATCACCCACCACATGAAGGTGGTCAATGGCAAGGTGTTGAATCAAGGTCGCAAAAGCGATAAAAAGATTTTCCAACTGATTAAGCTCAACGACCTTGCTGATGATGGCTGAGTAATAACTTTCCTTATTTTTATCAGGCTGACCTTCAGTCAATAATTCTTCCATGATGTAGGCATAATCTTTGGGTAATAATTTTCTAACCTTAGAGCGGGTGTATTTACCGCCAATGTACTTAACCAACTGTAAGAGGTCTGAGAGAAAACCTGTCAGTTCTTCTTGTAGTTCCTGTTCCGATAGCAGGGAATTGGTCTTGATTTTTTCAGCAGGGTAGTAAATATACTGACATAGCAGGTCAATGGTAGCTAGGTCTTTTTCAGGAAAACATTCCTGTAACTTCTTTTTGATGGAGCCTGAGCCATTTCGCAAGAGGTAATCAAAGACATCGTATTCTCCATGCAGATCGCTCAGAAAATATTCCGTACCTTTGGGTAAATGGCAAATCGCTTCCAAATTAATCATTTCCGTAATCAGAGAAGATTTGGTTGGAAACTTTTCTTTCAAGAGACG
Coding sequences within:
- a CDS encoding fructose-1,6-bisphosphatase, producing the protein MSKYYRLLKEKFPTKSSLITEMINLEAICHLPKGTEYFLSDLHGEYDVFDYLLRNGSGSIKKKLQECFPEKDLATIDLLCQYIYYPAEKIKTNSLLSEQELQEELTGFLSDLLQLVKYIGGKYTRSKVRKLLPKDYAYIMEELLTEGQPDKNKESYYSAIISKVVELNQLENLFIAFATLIQHLAIDHLHVVGDIFDRGKSPDLILDRLMTFQHIDVQWGNHDITWMGAVSGSMICMANVIRIAARYNSIELIEDRYGINLRRLIDYSQTYFTPKAVFRPILDGDVISDQSERVLNCLQQAAAFLQFKLEHQLIHRRPEFDMTASSPLDRIEPDCEEMRVGEKKYPVTDFPFDLVDWENPGKLTEEEKELLEDLLVRFQQSDRLRQQIDFLFSKGAIYHISNNHLLYHGCIPMHSNGDFKSICLEDRFLSGKSLMDFYEEKVRQAYQQPQVHDDFATDLFWYLWCGEGSSLFGKQRMTTFERYYIADKETHKEKKNPYYQLREKEDICNRLLAEFSLDKTGHIVNGHTPVQEKSGEIPIKAGGKMIIIDGGLAKGYQKKTGIAGYTLISNSYGLELVAHNPFSSVEAVLKGECDIIFIKRLVEEVAERTLVKQTDNGKELLKEIEDLQYLYQHFEDY